The Salmo salar chromosome ssa06, Ssal_v3.1, whole genome shotgun sequence sequence TTTTGTCCACAAAAGTTACCAAGTCAGAGAACTTCAGCCGGCTTTACCTTGCTGTTCGTAAAGTTGTCAGGAGACCTGCAACGAGACAACAAGCAAACTGAGAATTGGTTCAGAGGAACAGACATTAAAGTTTGTTTTTACACAACAATAGCCCCATATCATTAGATCATTATGTTAAATTTGcttagtaaagactgaataaAATTGACTTATGGTAGTTATTATTCATGAATTATTAACCGAAACTTAGACTGGCCCATTTCTCTGTGTACTTTAAGAAATGGTCACACAATGGATGTTTTCCGTTCACGCAAAACTAAGCCAAACCAAAGGAAGCTCTGTGTCCTGGTTTGAAAGGGAACCAAACTGAAAGTAAAAATACACAGACTGCCGGCGCTACTGGACAGACACCACTTGTGTGAGGACCGGACTTATTTATGGGACTGGCTAATTTACGATTTTGTAAATGCCATTTGTAAATGAAAAACAGATCCAGACCTGACTTGACTCGTGGTAGAAAAGTCAGCGAAACATTTAAAGCCTTACAACGCGTAATGACCTTCCCAGTCAATAATTTTGAAATAAAAACCGGTGCATGAAATGTGGTCAGGGCAGCATGCATGTAAATACACACTCAGACTAGACAAATGCGGTAATAAGGAACTTGTATGATACCGCAACATAGGCCAGAGCCGTTCAACAAACAACCAATGGTAACATATCGACTAATGTCTGGCAGCTAATTTGCTCTAAACATTGATGAAAGCCAGAGCTCTCAAAATATTGTATCATATTCAACTAATATAGGAATATTGTTCAGTGAAGGCAACTGTTCTAAAACCCAAAGCAATTGTAATACTGAATATTCCAATATATTCCAATAAATATAATAAGCACGTGCATGTTGAAATAAACATTAGGTTGTATTGTCAAATACCCGGATGGAAATCACTATGGAAATAACGGTGATGATAATGTGCTGTTAGAGAGGAGAAGACATATCTCATcacatatctactgtactgagCGAATAAATCAGACCtctaaaaatataaacacaaaataTCTCAAATGCAGAAGAGAAGATAACTCAAACCCCCATTGGCGCGTCTCTATTTGATTTACGGCTTCAAGTCCTTTTTAATGTGGTGATTACTTGAAGGGTCATATTTGTTGTCTTGAGTGAATAGGGCCTTTACTGTATATGGGCTCGCCAAATACCAAATAGACGGGGAGAAGTGTCCATGTATTCAATTTACCACTTTAAAATTCCAGTGTGATTCGTATTGTGCAATCTCATTGGAAGGAGAGAAAGGCGAAAGAGAAGCGAGAGAAAAAACGCCTGCTCTCGAGTTTGAGCTGGGGTCTCCCGACGCATGCAATCACAGCCCCCCCTCCAGGGTGCTATTTTGCAGGCACTGGCGCACGCGATTGGTCAGCGCCTGGTCAGATGGTACGGTTTCCCTCTGTCCCGCACTGGCACATCGCCACCCAGCGCCCCCCCTCAACTAAAACCCAATCTCCGATAAACTACTAATAGCTAAACCACTTGGACTATAAAACACAACAAATCATAAACCAAGGAAAAGAACCTGTACCCTCCCAATGAGTTCCTATTTTGTAAACTCAACTTTTCCAGTGACTCTGCCTGGAGGACAAGAGTCTTTCTTGGGACAGATACCGTTATACTCCTCCGGATACACTGATTCTTTAAGACACTATCCCGGTGCTGCCTATGGCGCTACCAGCGTTCAAGACAAGGCGTACCCATCCTCATATTACCAGCAGGCGAACGGTGCCTATGGCCGGGCCAGCGCCGCCGGTGCATGCGACTACGCAGCAGCCAGCTTTTACAGGGAAAAGGACCCCGCCTGCACCCTCGCCAGTATAGAGGAACATTCGCTCGTCTTGAGCCAAGACCATCGCAAGACGGACTGCTCGGGGCAAAATAAAAGCATATTCGGGGACAGCGAGGACCAGAAGCCCTCGACGCCAGTTTATCCGTGGATGCAGCGGATGAACTCGTGTAACGGTGAGTCCACATTGTCATGTCATTTGTTTTTTTCTTAcggtttgttttggtttttgcctgtCTAGGCTGATACATAGAGCTCGCCTATTACATGTGACCTGCAGCTGCACTGTACAGCGCCGGAAGAGCATACCGTGGGGAATATCGTCGCTCTGGTCGTCTTAACACAGGCTGAAAGTAGAGGAAGCAAAGCatgctatataaaaaaaaaaggacaCTTTTGCGTCCTCCATAAGTAAAAAAAGAATTATCCTTATAAACTGGTATTCTTATGGTTCCTATCGCCTCATTATTTACGTTCTAGAATAAAATCGCACGGCACACGAACACATCCATGGCAACAATGGAGCAGCAGTTCCAACAAAGATGGGTTCTTATCACAAAATGGCTCGTATTGTTGTTCTGACAGGGTTCCAGCTATTCGTGCTTGGTTATTCACCACAAAAAGACTCTCACTATCACAAAAGTTCAAAATGTATCACAAGGCAAATACATGTCTGTGCTATGGGTTACAGTTAGAAATGAGGTCCGAGATATGAAATATGATAAGGAAGCACACTACACAACAATAGAGGAATAAATTAGCACCATAAATTCCCTTCGAGGA is a genomic window containing:
- the hoxb6ab gene encoding homeobox protein HoxB6ab is translated as MSSYFVNSTFPVTLPGGQESFLGQIPLYSSGYTDSLRHYPGAAYGATSVQDKAYPSSYYQQANGAYGRASAAGACDYAAASFYREKDPACTLASIEEHSLVLSQDHRKTDCSGQNKSIFGDSEDQKPSTPVYPWMQRMNSCNGTFGNPGRRGRQTYTRYQTLELEKEFHFNRYLTRRRRIEIAHALCLTERQIKIWFQNRRMKWKKENKLINSSQTSAEEEEEKRSE